Proteins from a genomic interval of Kitasatospora herbaricolor:
- a CDS encoding ABC transporter ATP-binding protein yields MPIHSLEPVGEGAGLAPAPAVPAPARAARPAPPAHGPLPDGADLLTATGLRKSFGPTTALDGASLSVAPGELLAVMGASGSGKSTLLHCLAGITRPDGGTVDYRGQDLAGLSDARRSALRRTEFGFLFQFGQLVPELSCLENVALPLRLAGLRRRPAEDRAWEWLERLEVADAAGKRPGEVSGGQGQRAAVARALVTGPRVVFADEPTGSLDSLNGERVLQLLRRAAKDSGAAVVLVTHEPRVAAYADREIVVRDGRTVDLGAGR; encoded by the coding sequence ATGCCGATCCACTCCCTCGAACCGGTCGGCGAGGGCGCCGGGCTGGCCCCCGCGCCGGCCGTGCCCGCGCCCGCCCGGGCCGCCCGCCCCGCGCCGCCCGCGCACGGGCCGCTCCCGGACGGCGCCGACCTGCTCACCGCCACCGGACTGCGCAAGAGCTTCGGCCCGACCACCGCCCTGGACGGCGCCTCGCTCTCGGTCGCCCCCGGCGAACTCCTCGCCGTGATGGGCGCGTCCGGCTCCGGCAAGTCCACCCTGCTGCACTGCCTCGCCGGCATCACCCGGCCCGACGGCGGCACCGTCGACTACCGCGGGCAGGACCTCGCCGGGCTCTCCGACGCCCGGCGCAGCGCCCTGCGCAGGACCGAGTTCGGGTTCCTCTTCCAGTTCGGCCAGCTCGTCCCCGAACTCTCCTGCCTGGAGAACGTCGCCCTCCCGCTGCGGCTGGCCGGCCTGCGCCGCCGCCCGGCCGAGGACCGGGCCTGGGAGTGGCTGGAGCGCCTGGAGGTGGCCGACGCCGCCGGCAAGCGGCCGGGCGAGGTCTCGGGCGGCCAGGGCCAGCGCGCCGCCGTCGCCCGGGCCCTGGTCACCGGACCGCGGGTCGTTTTCGCCGACGAGCCGACCGGCTCCCTCGACTCGCTGAACGGCGAACGCGTGCTGCAGCTGCTGCGCCGGGCCGCCAAGGACTCCGGCGCCGCCGTCGTGCTGGTCACCCACGAGCCGCGGGTGGCCGCCTACGCCGACCGGGAGATCGTGGTCCGCGACGGCCGCACCGTGGACCTGGGAGCGGGACGGTGA